In Candidatus Kerfeldbacteria bacterium, a single genomic region encodes these proteins:
- a CDS encoding penicillin-binding protein 2 translates to MRRRSPHAQQNTRTTRRYERLDYLTGAIFFIGAIITVRLADIQIFQHSFYEALAADQHNLYEQLSPRRGEIFVRDKDDPDTKYPLATNKSFFLVYAEPMRIEDPQGTYDKLASVIQFDDEEKVQILERLKRENDLYEPIKRQVDEATMNTIKAMNLTGIQFQEEYYRYYPEKNIGSHLLGFLGFTTDQKKGQYGLEGYWDEELAGTAGFLQAEKDAQGRWITFGTKLLEEADDGSDLILTIDRTIQYETCKRLDEAVAKHGADGGSVTIMNPHTGAILAMCGAPDFDPNEYNKVEDINTYLNPATFYIYEPGSVFKPIIMGAALDTGAVTPTTTYVDTGSEKIGPYTIKNSDGEAHGTNTMTQVLEQSLNTGMIFVSRQLQPETMEEYVKKFGFGEKYNLELNSEAQGDISSVEKHQEIYNATASFGQGLSVTPLQMVAAYSAIANGGKLMQPYIVDEVVKSDEVSIKTEPKEIRQVLKPQTATTLGAMLVKVVQNGHGQRAGVPGYFVAGKTGTAQIPRTDGPGYDPDFTIGTFCGFAPADNPIFAMCVKLDKPRDVRFAESTAAPLFGDLAQFMLNYYNVPPEETVE, encoded by the coding sequence ATGCGACGACGATCACCGCACGCACAACAGAATACCAGAACCACGCGGCGTTATGAACGACTCGATTATTTGACCGGGGCGATTTTTTTCATCGGAGCAATTATTACCGTTAGATTGGCTGATATTCAAATATTTCAACATTCATTTTATGAGGCCTTGGCGGCGGATCAGCATAATTTGTATGAACAGCTGTCGCCGCGCCGCGGAGAAATTTTTGTACGAGACAAGGATGATCCTGATACGAAGTACCCCCTGGCGACCAATAAATCATTCTTTTTGGTATATGCTGAGCCAATGCGCATTGAGGATCCGCAAGGCACGTATGACAAACTGGCCTCAGTGATTCAATTTGACGATGAGGAAAAAGTTCAAATTCTCGAGCGTTTGAAACGAGAAAATGATTTATATGAGCCAATCAAGCGCCAAGTTGACGAGGCGACTATGAATACAATTAAGGCAATGAATCTGACGGGCATTCAGTTTCAGGAAGAGTATTACCGGTATTATCCAGAAAAAAATATAGGCTCGCACCTGCTGGGATTCCTTGGATTTACCACTGATCAAAAAAAAGGACAATACGGCCTGGAGGGATACTGGGATGAAGAACTCGCTGGTACGGCGGGGTTTCTCCAGGCAGAAAAAGACGCGCAAGGTCGCTGGATAACGTTTGGTACAAAATTGCTTGAGGAGGCTGATGACGGTTCAGACCTTATTTTAACCATTGATCGAACAATCCAATACGAGACTTGTAAACGGTTGGATGAAGCGGTAGCCAAGCATGGGGCGGACGGAGGTAGCGTCACCATCATGAATCCTCATACGGGCGCCATACTCGCGATGTGCGGCGCGCCGGATTTTGATCCGAATGAATATAATAAGGTGGAGGATATTAACACATATCTTAATCCGGCTACATTCTATATTTATGAACCAGGCTCGGTGTTTAAACCGATTATCATGGGCGCGGCTCTTGATACCGGAGCGGTGACGCCAACCACCACCTATGTTGATACCGGCTCAGAAAAAATCGGGCCGTACACTATTAAAAATTCTGACGGTGAAGCGCATGGTACGAATACGATGACGCAAGTATTGGAGCAGTCATTAAATACCGGAATGATTTTTGTTTCACGTCAGCTACAACCAGAAACCATGGAGGAATATGTGAAGAAATTTGGATTTGGTGAAAAATATAATCTTGAATTGAATTCAGAAGCCCAGGGTGATATTTCATCTGTGGAAAAGCATCAGGAGATTTACAATGCGACTGCCTCATTTGGGCAGGGCTTATCTGTCACTCCACTGCAAATGGTGGCCGCCTATAGTGCCATCGCCAATGGTGGCAAACTGATGCAGCCATATATTGTTGATGAAGTAGTGAAATCTGATGAGGTCAGCATTAAAACAGAGCCAAAAGAAATCCGTCAGGTATTGAAGCCTCAAACCGCCACGACGCTGGGGGCCATGCTGGTAAAGGTAGTGCAAAATGGCCACGGCCAGCGCGCGGGCGTGCCGGGGTATTTCGTCGCAGGTAAAACTGGCACAGCACAAATTCCTCGCACGGATGGCCCAGGTTATGATCCAGATTTTACTATTGGAACATTTTGTGGGTTTGCGCCAGCCGATAACCCAATCTTTGCTATGTGCGTCAAGCTGGACAAGCCGCGCGACGTGCGATTTGCCGAGTCCACCGCTGCGCCGCTCTTCGGCGATCTCGCTCAATTTATGTTGAATTATTATAATGTGCCGCCGGAAGAGACGGTTGAGTGA
- the rsmH gene encoding 16S rRNA (cytosine(1402)-N(4))-methyltransferase RsmH, giving the protein MPGTHVPVLIREVVELLQPKPGQHFIDGTVGGGGHAKEILEATTPDGHLLALDRDAEALRISQEFLASFGDRVSFVHDSYITIQQAYHEYFGLYQISGILLDLGISSIELEDRSRGFSFQIDAPLDMRFDLRQSLTAADMINEWPAERLQKVFREYGNEPLAPEIIRALLALRQQKQKIQTTKQLVAVILSVYREKLHSKHEVPWIGGIHPATRVFQALRIAVNEELDAVTAVLPEAISLLRTGGRLAVISFHSLEDRIVKNYFRQESRDCICGPDVPICVCGHRARVRLITKKPITPSAEEIEKNPRSRSAKLRVVEKI; this is encoded by the coding sequence ATGCCAGGAACACACGTTCCGGTGCTTATTCGCGAAGTAGTTGAACTTTTGCAACCGAAGCCGGGCCAGCATTTCATCGACGGAACCGTCGGGGGTGGGGGACATGCTAAAGAAATTTTAGAAGCCACCACGCCAGACGGGCATCTCTTAGCTCTTGATCGAGACGCTGAGGCGCTTCGTATCAGCCAGGAGTTTCTTGCATCGTTTGGGGATCGCGTGAGTTTTGTCCACGATTCGTATATCACTATTCAACAAGCGTACCATGAATATTTCGGCCTATATCAGATTAGCGGTATTTTACTCGATCTTGGTATATCCAGTATTGAGCTCGAAGATAGGTCTCGAGGATTTTCTTTCCAAATAGACGCTCCGCTCGACATGCGGTTTGACCTTCGGCAGTCACTGACCGCAGCAGACATGATCAATGAATGGCCGGCTGAACGTTTACAAAAAGTATTCCGAGAGTATGGCAACGAACCTTTGGCGCCCGAAATCATACGAGCATTGCTCGCCCTGCGCCAACAAAAACAAAAAATACAAACAACTAAGCAATTAGTTGCTGTCATACTCTCGGTTTACCGAGAAAAACTACATTCAAAACACGAAGTTCCCTGGATTGGGGGAATTCATCCTGCCACACGCGTATTTCAAGCACTACGAATTGCGGTCAACGAAGAGCTCGATGCCGTCACTGCCGTATTGCCGGAGGCTATTTCGCTCCTCCGTACTGGTGGACGATTGGCCGTCATCTCATTTCATTCACTTGAAGATCGAATCGTTAAAAATTATTTTCGTCAAGAATCACGCGACTGTATCTGTGGGCCAGACGTACCAATCTGTGTCTGCGGTCATCGCGCCCGTGTCCGTCTCATAACTAAAAAACCTATAACTCCTTCCGCGGAAGAAATTGAAAAGAATCCCCGGAGTCGCAGCGCTAAGCTCAGAGTTGTAGAAAAAATATAA
- the mraZ gene encoding division/cell wall cluster transcriptional repressor MraZ, protein MFIGEYHHSIDEKGRLAVPVKFRRDLQKGAVVTRGLDNCLFLYTATEWKELADKLAKLPISKANTRAFARLMLAGAMDVEIDSQGRIVVPDYLRQYATVSKKVVIAGLYNRLEIWDEDAWNRYKAGTEKQSGDIAEALGELGV, encoded by the coding sequence ATGTTTATCGGCGAATATCATCATTCAATAGACGAAAAAGGGCGGTTAGCCGTTCCGGTTAAATTTCGTCGTGACCTCCAAAAAGGCGCAGTGGTGACCCGGGGCCTGGATAACTGTCTTTTCTTGTATACTGCAACTGAATGGAAAGAATTAGCTGATAAATTAGCTAAATTACCTATTTCCAAAGCAAATACACGCGCCTTCGCCCGGCTCATGCTTGCGGGTGCCATGGACGTGGAGATTGATAGCCAGGGTCGTATCGTGGTTCCTGATTATTTGCGCCAATATGCCACCGTGAGTAAGAAAGTGGTCATTGCCGGATTGTATAACCGTTTGGAAATCTGGGACGAGGATGCCTGGAACCGTTATAAAGCTGGTACGGAGAAGCAGTCGGGTGATATTGCTGAAGCACTTGGCGAATTAGGAGTATAG
- a CDS encoding T9SS type A sorting domain-containing protein, whose amino-acid sequence MIVGAVSVPSVVFGGSDVALSNTVPTSEISLQSSGIVMTATESDSTNSVNLSWTAPADDSGNMASGSCAVFDLRYSFNVITSLNWDLATPVAGEPIPADPGTRQSMLVTGLTPGTTYYWAIKSADEVYNWSGLSNVVMRGTKHVPVTGGIYRAGKGDFNSDGLGDLVLRDTLTGDVWIALGNGHNQFFPVHGPGYQGSMFANGWLPGVGPYREYYADFSRDGYCDMLLVDLSNGALYVAFNWIAPGQPHFEVARSPYPNNAWMPSGWGEYPYYLMVDDYSHDGLIDVCVFHPIYGRLFVAYNAGNHFVPAFGTSTGKSWITNWNAGSRGSYIPFSGDVSGDGYPDVFALQTSNGRWTGLYNYAVPEPPKFVIAKGKYINYSWIASGWGQAPYVSFLDEYNGDSLKEVSCWHPPLGAIFITEKVGNEFRPKFGPHAGGAMLIGWKAGLNFSVLSTDFSGDNYADYVQADLTAGEWWMAFNWGTEFRVVNGAAGGGAVLRNWGIQAVGSSAKIAEMDESDTLQAVSEQPESVQLKQNYPNPFNPTTTISFSLPETAEVTLSVYNVTGQRVAVLVDHQVLAAGTHSIEWDASGKATGVYIYHLISGSVTRSDKMLLLK is encoded by the coding sequence ATGATTGTAGGTGCAGTCTCTGTACCCTCAGTTGTATTTGGAGGATCTGATGTTGCTTTGAGCAACACTGTACCAACTTCAGAGATAAGTCTTCAGTCCTCAGGGATTGTGATGACGGCTACAGAGTCAGACTCAACAAACTCAGTCAACCTGTCTTGGACAGCTCCTGCCGATGACTCTGGTAACATGGCAAGCGGATCGTGCGCGGTATTTGATCTACGTTATTCGTTTAATGTGATTACATCCTTGAATTGGGATTTGGCAACTCCGGTTGCCGGTGAACCAATTCCTGCGGATCCAGGCACGCGCCAATCAATGCTGGTTACTGGTTTAACGCCGGGGACAACATATTATTGGGCCATCAAGTCAGCCGATGAGGTATATAATTGGTCAGGACTGTCGAACGTGGTGATGAGGGGGACAAAGCACGTCCCAGTTACCGGTGGCATATACCGTGCAGGAAAAGGCGATTTTAACAGTGACGGTTTAGGTGATCTCGTGTTGCGCGATACACTTACTGGTGATGTATGGATCGCGCTTGGTAATGGACACAATCAATTCTTTCCGGTACATGGACCTGGATACCAAGGGTCTATGTTTGCAAATGGTTGGTTGCCTGGCGTCGGACCATACCGAGAGTATTATGCTGATTTTTCTCGGGATGGGTATTGCGATATGTTGCTCGTTGACCTATCCAATGGCGCACTCTATGTTGCATTTAATTGGATTGCTCCAGGACAGCCACATTTTGAGGTGGCGCGGAGTCCGTATCCTAACAATGCCTGGATGCCTAGTGGTTGGGGAGAATATCCATACTATCTCATGGTTGATGATTATTCACATGATGGCCTAATTGATGTTTGCGTTTTTCATCCGATCTATGGTCGTCTCTTTGTTGCCTATAATGCGGGTAATCATTTTGTTCCTGCATTTGGTACCTCAACCGGTAAATCATGGATCACCAATTGGAACGCTGGGTCACGTGGGTCGTATATTCCATTTTCAGGTGATGTATCCGGAGATGGATACCCCGATGTCTTTGCGCTTCAAACAAGTAATGGACGATGGACTGGCTTATATAACTATGCCGTTCCTGAACCACCAAAGTTTGTCATCGCAAAAGGCAAGTATATTAATTATTCTTGGATCGCAAGCGGCTGGGGGCAGGCACCGTATGTGTCTTTTCTCGATGAATATAATGGTGACTCGCTGAAAGAAGTGAGCTGCTGGCATCCGCCCCTCGGAGCCATATTCATCACTGAGAAGGTTGGTAATGAGTTTAGGCCGAAGTTTGGTCCGCATGCCGGTGGAGCTATGCTCATTGGTTGGAAAGCGGGGCTTAACTTTTCCGTACTCAGCACCGATTTTTCTGGTGACAATTATGCCGATTACGTTCAGGCAGATCTCACTGCCGGTGAGTGGTGGATGGCCTTTAATTGGGGAACCGAGTTTCGAGTAGTCAATGGTGCGGCAGGCGGTGGCGCAGTTCTTCGGAACTGGGGCATCCAAGCCGTTGGAAGTTCGGCAAAAATCGCTGAGATGGATGAGTCTGACACGCTTCAAGCTGTTTCCGAGCAACCTGAATCAGTTCAGCTCAAACAGAACTATCCAAATCCGTTCAACCCTACAACCACCATTTCATTTAGCCTTCCGGAAACCGCCGAGGTAACACTTTCGGTTTATAACGTAACCGGCCAGCGAGTTGCTGTGCTGGTCGATCATCAGGTCCTTGCCGCGGGCACTCATTCGATCGAGTGGGATGCTAGTGGTAAGGCGACTGGGGTATATATTTATCACCTCATATCAGGATCGGTTACTCGATCCGACAAAATGCTCTTGCTTAAGTAA
- the lexA gene encoding transcriptional repressor LexA, producing MTKILPKKKQQILKFLKEYIKQYGYAPTLTEIAEEFDVSSLATIHEHLQYLEEHGFIVRDPNESRGITIPELEREVAQEESILLPLVGTITAGQPIEAIEDRELDIPVPQTMVKGKNAYILKVKGDSMIESLIADGDYVIIEKTEYAKDGDTVVAMLEDGTATLKKFFKTKNLIRLQPANKKYKPLYTNSVIIQGKVLGIIRKF from the coding sequence ATGACAAAAATTCTCCCCAAGAAAAAACAGCAGATACTCAAATTTCTAAAAGAATACATTAAGCAGTATGGCTATGCCCCGACATTAACGGAGATTGCCGAAGAATTTGACGTTTCATCGCTGGCAACAATTCATGAGCACCTCCAATACCTAGAAGAGCACGGCTTTATCGTGCGTGATCCAAATGAATCGCGTGGCATTACTATCCCCGAACTTGAACGTGAGGTGGCTCAGGAAGAATCCATCCTCCTCCCCTTAGTCGGCACCATTACGGCCGGCCAACCGATTGAAGCGATCGAAGACCGTGAGCTCGATATCCCCGTCCCTCAAACCATGGTCAAAGGAAAAAACGCCTACATCCTGAAGGTCAAAGGTGACTCCATGATCGAGAGCCTGATCGCTGATGGTGACTATGTCATTATCGAGAAAACCGAATACGCCAAAGACGGCGACACGGTGGTGGCGATGCTGGAGGATGGAACCGCTACCCTGAAAAAATTCTTTAAAACTAAAAATCTGATTCGCCTCCAGCCTGCCAATAAAAAATACAAACCCCTGTATACGAATAGTGTCATTATCCAGGGAAAAGTATTAGGCATCATCAGGAAATTTTAG
- a CDS encoding DNA polymerase IV → MKPTTSLRTILYISLDAFFTSVEQALNPSLRGQPIIVCSNPLSRNVVAGVSYEARVFGVRSGMTISTAQQLARQAQFVEGSFSQYEKFSEEFYRILSRFSDIIEPVSLDEAYLELKKFETQWINAEAVAEEIRKTIQRELEIPVSIGIASNKVTARAAAKTFKPRQVTYVPWGQENLFLKPLPITSLPTIGPRTADVLREYGVQTIGDLAMQSDSFLDEIFGPHSRWLWTLAHGIDLRPVLAPGRTKSITRSRTFSFATQDSSIHAKIIYELLDAACSTIRTTRQIGRVLQITGITHWGKHISRQRRLEVPTNSTHQLSTCAELLLDQIHRECSILTGVQVRIDELERRDASSPAFTVSFRRLHKIRASLELLERQFGFRPTASLSRQIG, encoded by the coding sequence ATGAAGCCAACAACTTCCCTCCGTACCATCCTTTATATTTCGCTCGATGCTTTCTTTACTTCGGTAGAGCAGGCGCTCAATCCATCACTGCGCGGCCAGCCTATCATTGTCTGTAGCAATCCCCTGTCACGGAACGTTGTGGCCGGTGTCAGCTATGAGGCGCGGGTGTTTGGTGTGCGATCCGGCATGACAATCTCGACCGCTCAGCAGTTGGCTCGCCAAGCTCAATTTGTAGAAGGATCGTTCAGCCAATATGAAAAATTTTCTGAAGAATTTTATCGTATCCTCAGTCGATTTTCTGATATCATCGAACCAGTCAGCCTTGATGAGGCGTACCTAGAACTGAAAAAATTTGAAACCCAATGGATCAATGCCGAGGCAGTCGCCGAGGAAATCCGAAAAACAATCCAGCGTGAACTGGAAATCCCAGTTTCCATCGGCATTGCCAGCAATAAAGTGACTGCCCGCGCCGCCGCAAAAACATTTAAACCTCGCCAGGTCACTTATGTTCCCTGGGGGCAAGAAAATTTATTTCTCAAGCCACTCCCCATAACCAGCTTACCCACTATTGGGCCTCGCACCGCTGACGTTTTACGCGAATACGGGGTGCAAACGATTGGTGACTTGGCCATGCAAAGTGATTCATTTTTGGACGAAATATTTGGGCCGCACAGCCGATGGTTGTGGACATTAGCTCATGGCATCGATCTCCGCCCGGTGCTAGCACCAGGTCGCACCAAATCAATTACCCGATCACGAACATTTTCATTTGCGACGCAGGATAGCTCAATTCATGCCAAAATAATTTATGAATTGCTTGATGCTGCATGTTCCACCATCCGTACCACACGCCAAATTGGTCGAGTGCTGCAGATCACGGGCATCACGCACTGGGGAAAGCACATTTCGCGCCAGCGCCGCCTGGAGGTGCCGACTAATTCGACGCATCAACTTTCCACATGTGCAGAATTACTACTTGATCAAATTCATCGCGAATGTTCAATTTTGACCGGAGTGCAGGTGCGCATTGATGAACTTGAGCGGCGCGATGCTTCCAGTCCCGCTTTTACCGTTTCATTTCGCAGGTTGCACAAAATCCGCGCATCACTCGAATTACTCGAACGCCAATTCGGATTTCGTCCAACAGCCAGCCTATCTCGACAGATCGGCTAA
- the tsaB gene encoding tRNA (adenosine(37)-N6)-threonylcarbamoyltransferase complex dimerization subunit type 1 TsaB, producing MILYIDTHHGDTSTLATANRAGLVVRQRVLHHDRDQSVQLLPAIEALLRSSKLKLTDITGIGVVQGEGGFTALRLGISTANALAYALHIPVVGIMHRETERLETRLQKIARSLKTTRGKLRLVMPKYGRSPNITHPKK from the coding sequence ATGATTCTTTATATTGATACGCATCATGGGGATACCAGCACCCTGGCTACTGCGAATCGTGCCGGGTTAGTGGTGCGTCAGCGGGTGCTACATCATGATCGTGATCAATCAGTACAGCTGCTTCCAGCAATCGAAGCTCTTTTGCGATCCAGCAAATTGAAATTAACTGATATTACTGGTATCGGGGTAGTACAAGGCGAGGGTGGATTTACCGCACTTCGACTCGGCATCAGCACGGCTAACGCACTTGCCTATGCGCTGCATATCCCGGTTGTCGGAATAATGCATCGAGAAACTGAGCGTCTGGAAACTCGATTACAGAAAATCGCCAGGTCCCTGAAAACAACTCGAGGAAAGCTGAGACTGGTAATGCCGAAATACGGTCGATCACCGAATATCACCCATCCCAAAAAGTGA
- a CDS encoding winged helix-turn-helix transcriptional regulator yields the protein MLDQLFGSRTRVKLLRLFLTNPETDYFVRELTRKVNERINSVRRELENLESLGAVTAYQNGQKKFYRANTNFVLFPELKNLILKSQMTLERNLAQSIRAVGQISYLVLTGVFTGVPDAQTDMLIVGKVNRSKLTRLIDRFHKDFDKKIRYTVMTRKEFDYRNSLTDKFLYQILENPKIVVSDSIFNSAA from the coding sequence ATGCTTGATCAATTATTTGGTTCACGAACGCGGGTAAAATTGCTCCGACTTTTTCTGACTAATCCCGAAACAGATTACTTCGTCAGGGAATTAACCAGGAAAGTAAATGAGCGGATCAATTCAGTTCGTCGTGAATTGGAGAATCTCGAATCGTTGGGTGCCGTGACCGCCTATCAGAACGGCCAAAAGAAGTTTTACCGAGCGAATACTAATTTTGTTCTCTTTCCTGAACTCAAAAATTTAATTTTGAAGTCTCAAATGACTCTGGAGCGGAATTTGGCGCAGAGCATCCGTGCGGTAGGGCAGATTTCATATCTCGTATTGACCGGCGTCTTCACAGGCGTGCCTGATGCACAAACTGATATGTTGATCGTCGGAAAAGTAAATCGGTCAAAGCTGACTCGATTAATTGATCGTTTTCATAAAGACTTCGATAAAAAGATCCGTTATACCGTTATGACGCGTAAGGAGTTTGATTATCGCAATTCGCTGACCGATAAATTTCTCTATCAGATTTTAGAAAACCCAAAGATAGTCGTTTCCGACAGCATTTTCAATTCTGCTGCATGA
- the rplL gene encoding 50S ribosomal protein L7/L12 has product MTDETQKGTVEVPEKFKNLVAEVEKMSVMDLAELVKVLEDKFGVSAQAPVAVAAAGGAAAGGDAAAEEKTSFTVELTEAGGNKISVIKAVREVTEMGLKDAKDLVDAAPKVIKEGVDKETAETMKKKLEEAGAKVTLK; this is encoded by the coding sequence ATGACCGACGAAACACAAAAGGGAACTGTCGAAGTTCCAGAGAAATTCAAAAACCTCGTCGCTGAGGTTGAGAAAATGTCCGTAATGGACTTAGCCGAATTGGTTAAAGTTCTTGAGGATAAATTTGGCGTATCGGCCCAGGCTCCGGTAGCAGTGGCTGCCGCAGGTGGTGCAGCCGCCGGTGGCGACGCCGCAGCTGAGGAAAAGACCAGCTTCACTGTTGAATTGACTGAGGCTGGCGGCAATAAGATTTCCGTCATTAAAGCCGTGCGTGAAGTTACTGAAATGGGTTTGAAAGATGCCAAGGACCTCGTGGATGCCGCTCCGAAAGTTATCAAGGAAGGCGTAGACAAAGAGACTGCCGAGACTATGAAGAAGAAACTCGAAGAAGCTGGCGCCAAGGTTACACTGAAATAG
- a CDS encoding 50S ribosomal protein L10, with protein sequence MPKSRAQKKETIESLQKKFTEAKAVVFTNFDGLSVKNADALRAALRSASIDYTVAKRKLVSIALTQADLKDVPLSDMKGGIGVAFGYEDEVAPAKTLATFAKKAEALKLVGGIVNGAYLDASAIKQLATLPSKEELLVKLLWLIQYPTTGFVNVLAGSLRKFLYALTAIKDSKV encoded by the coding sequence ATGCCAAAATCTCGCGCCCAAAAGAAAGAAACAATCGAATCGTTACAGAAAAAATTTACCGAGGCTAAAGCGGTTGTGTTTACTAATTTTGATGGACTGAGCGTAAAAAATGCCGATGCATTACGAGCGGCATTGCGTTCCGCCAGCATTGATTATACGGTGGCAAAGCGGAAGCTGGTTTCCATCGCTTTAACCCAGGCTGACCTCAAGGATGTACCGCTCAGCGACATGAAAGGCGGCATTGGCGTAGCATTTGGTTATGAGGATGAGGTCGCCCCGGCAAAAACGTTAGCTACCTTTGCGAAAAAGGCAGAGGCTCTGAAGTTAGTTGGCGGTATCGTCAATGGCGCTTATTTGGATGCGTCAGCCATCAAACAATTAGCCACGTTGCCATCGAAGGAGGAACTCTTGGTCAAATTGCTCTGGCTTATTCAATATCCGACCACTGGTTTTGTCAATGTACTGGCTGGCTCATTGCGCAAATTTTTGTACGCGCTGACAGCCATTAAAGATTCAAAAGTTTAA
- a CDS encoding UMP kinase, giving the protein MKRRATIVLSLGGSLIVPDAIAVSFLKRFRRLILAQAARGFRFIIVCGGGNTARRYQTGAHAVTPMSPRQLDWVGIAATKINAELVRVIFGSSAYPVVVDDPTVRIRSRQPIIIGSGWKPGCSSDKDAVLLARTYGAALVINMSNIPYVYTADPHRVPSAKPIRQMTWRALLGITGRRWHPGAHVPFDPQAALLAQREKMRVIVCEGRNLANLKNILLGKRYQGTTIS; this is encoded by the coding sequence ATGAAACGACGCGCCACAATCGTCCTTTCCCTGGGTGGTTCATTGATCGTTCCCGATGCCATCGCCGTATCCTTCCTTAAACGATTTCGTAGGTTGATTCTGGCTCAGGCGGCGCGTGGTTTTCGTTTTATCATTGTCTGCGGCGGCGGAAATACCGCACGTCGGTATCAAACGGGTGCTCATGCCGTCACCCCGATGTCACCCCGTCAGCTCGACTGGGTTGGGATTGCGGCCACGAAGATAAACGCGGAATTAGTCCGGGTGATTTTTGGTTCTTCTGCATATCCCGTGGTCGTGGATGACCCGACCGTACGGATTCGCTCACGGCAGCCCATTATTATTGGTTCAGGCTGGAAACCAGGCTGTTCATCGGATAAGGATGCGGTGCTGCTGGCACGGACCTATGGTGCAGCGCTCGTCATTAATATGAGTAATATTCCCTATGTCTACACGGCTGACCCCCACCGAGTCCCTTCAGCAAAACCGATTCGCCAAATGACGTGGCGGGCTTTGCTTGGTATTACTGGTCGTCGCTGGCATCCCGGTGCTCATGTGCCGTTTGACCCGCAAGCGGCGCTTTTAGCTCAGCGGGAAAAAATGCGTGTGATTGTGTGCGAGGGCAGGAATTTGGCTAATCTTAAAAATATTTTACTAGGAAAGCGATATCAGGGAACCACCATTTCCTAG
- the mltG gene encoding endolytic transglycosylase MltG: MMKKLFIIVVVLIFVGGALGTLYYWNQISWPVSDDTSTKLYAVREGEGVKEIAQGLFEAGLIKSTFWFETYVFFDGSESQFIAGTYSLSPSLNSREVVDVLTSGETTPEANITMIEGWTAEDMGAYLEERGVVRKDEFLQAALVTDSRDIISDVTYGFLADKPDNQGLEGFLFPDTYRIYDGATSADVIKKMLDNFDVKLSDELRSAAAARGMSIYEIVTLASIIEKEVRSDDDRAIASGIFYARLEQGVALQSDATVNYVTGKQALQPTLEDLETDNPYNTYKHQGLPPGPICNPSLSALRAAVYPAETEYFYFLTKPDGSTVFSVTYDEHLENKAKYLQ; this comes from the coding sequence ATGATGAAGAAATTATTTATTATTGTAGTAGTTCTCATATTTGTCGGTGGCGCGCTGGGTACGCTGTATTATTGGAATCAAATTAGCTGGCCCGTATCGGATGATACCAGTACGAAATTATATGCCGTCCGAGAAGGTGAGGGGGTCAAAGAAATTGCCCAAGGGTTATTTGAGGCTGGATTGATCAAAAGTACCTTTTGGTTTGAAACCTACGTATTCTTTGACGGTTCCGAGTCGCAGTTTATTGCTGGGACGTATTCATTGTCCCCATCATTAAATTCGCGAGAAGTGGTTGATGTTCTTACCAGCGGTGAGACGACACCTGAGGCAAATATTACTATGATTGAAGGTTGGACGGCGGAGGATATGGGAGCGTATCTGGAAGAACGTGGAGTGGTGCGCAAGGATGAATTTTTGCAAGCAGCACTGGTGACTGATTCGCGTGATATTATTTCGGATGTCACGTATGGTTTTTTGGCAGATAAACCTGACAACCAGGGGCTCGAGGGGTTTTTGTTTCCTGACACGTATCGCATATACGACGGGGCAACTTCTGCTGACGTAATAAAAAAAATGTTAGATAATTTTGATGTAAAGCTTTCTGACGAATTGCGGAGCGCAGCTGCGGCGCGGGGGATGAGCATCTACGAGATCGTGACGCTTGCGTCAATTATTGAAAAGGAAGTACGGAGCGATGACGACCGGGCGATTGCTTCTGGAATTTTTTATGCGCGCCTGGAACAAGGTGTTGCTCTTCAATCGGACGCTACGGTCAATTATGTGACGGGCAAGCAAGCCCTTCAGCCGACGCTTGAGGATTTAGAAACTGATAACCCATACAATACCTATAAGCATCAGGGGTTGCCGCCTGGACCTATTTGTAATCCTTCATTGTCGGCGCTGCGCGCGGCAGTGTATCCAGCCGAAACTGAATATTTTTATTTTTTGACGAAACCAGATGGCTCAACTGTGTTCAGTGTTACGTATGATGAGCATTTAGAGAATAAAGCTAAGTATCTTCAATGA